Part of the Lysobacter enzymogenes genome is shown below.
CGGCGCAGATCCAGGCGATCAAGTTGAACATGGACTTCGTGCGCCTGGTCGCGGAGCACCGCGATTCGCTCGACCGCGGTCTGTACCGCAACCGCGCCGCGCTGGAGCGGGCGATCAATTACGCCCAATTGGCCAACGCCGACGCGCAGATGCTTTCGCTGGACCTGCAGCAACTGGTGCAACTGCCGACGTCGCCGCAACTGCAGACGCGGCTGCAGATCGACCTGATCACTTTCAGCACGCACCTGACCCAGCTCGAGCAGGCGATGAGCGAGGCTTGACCGCCAGCGGCCGCGCAACTTGAAGCGGCGAGGGCGCTTATCCCGCTTTCGCTGTTTTCGCCCGCCGGCCGGTACGCACAACGACCGACCAATTCCTTCAAGGAGAGAACCCATGTCGCATGCAATCGCCACCGTTTCGCCGCGCGCGCGCCGAGGCGCCGGCTTCCTGTCCGTCCTGCGCGCGTTCGCGTTGACGGCCGCGCTGTTGTTCAGCGCCGCGGCTCCGGCCGACCCGGTCCGCGCCGAGCAGATCATGCAGAGCATACGCACCGACCGCGCGCTGCTGGATTCGCACATGATGTACGTCAACATGTATCTGGATGCCGGCAACATCCAGGCGGCGCAGTTCAGCCTGTCGATGGCGTACTCCAAATCCATCCAGCTGAGCGTCGGGCTGTCCAATCTGCAAAACGAATTGCGCGATTCGCGCGCGGCCGGGCAGTACAACGACGCGCAGGCGTTGGATCGGGCGATCGCGTTTTCCGACTCCGCCGGCAGAGACATGCAGATGATCAAGGCCTATCTGATGACGCTGCAGATGGAGCGGCCGCCGTCGCAGTTCACCCGGCTGTTGCTGAAGATGGAGTTCCAGAAATTCGAGATCGCGATGCGCGATCTGCAGCAGGCGATGAGCGAGGCCTGAGCCTCGCGCGCGACGGGGCCGCCATGCGGTCCCGTCGCGATCCGCACACCCGCGGCCGCGATGGATGCGGCCGCATTCTGCGCTTCAAGGAGGGAACCCATGTTCGCGATACCGATCGATGTCCGCCGGCCTGCGCGTGCGCGCGCCGGCCTGCTGGCCGCCCTGCGCGCGTTCGCGCTGGCCGCGGTCTTGTCGTTCAGCGCCGGCGCGCAGGCCGATCCGGTCGAGCTGCAGCGGATCATGCAGAGCGTGCGCGGCGAGCACGCCGGGTTCGAATCGAATCTGCTGCAGGCCTACCAGGACCTCGACAACGGCCAGGTCGCTGAAGCCCAGCAAGGCTTCGGCCTGGCGCGCGCCAACACCACCGCGCTGAGCGCGGCGCTGGCCGAGCTCGATGCCGAGATGGACCGCTCCATGCAGGCGGGCGAGTACACCGACAAGCGCGCCTTGGCGATTGCAGTCCAGCACGGCAAGAACGCCAAGAAGCTGATCGACATGATCGATGCCTACCTGCAACTCATGCAGAACCAGCCGCATCCGTTCACGCGCGCGCTGATCGATTCGCGCCGGCCCGCGTTCGACAGCAAGATCGAACAACTGGAAACCGAGTTGGCCAAGAGTCAGGCCTGATCCGCTGCGTCCGCGCGCCGCATCGGCCTGCGGCTGCAGCGGCCGTCAAGCCGTTTCCGAAGGCTCGCGCCAGCGCGCCAGGCGCGCATCCAGCAGCGCGGCGACGACCTCGCGCGCGCGGGCGTCGCCGGGGCCGCGCGCGTCGTGGGTGCAGCCCTTGCCGTGGTTGCACGATGCGCAGGCGAGGGCGAGGTTGCGCGGATCGTCGGGCTCAAAGCCGACCCGCGCGCACAGCTCGGCCGCGGCGCGGCGGCCGAACCAGGCGCTGGGCACCACGTGTTCGAGCGAGGTCGTGCCGAGCGCTTCGCCGTCGGCGCGCAGCGCCAGGGCGCGGCGGCAATGCAGGCAGCGGCTGCGCCAGGTGTCGCCGTCGAGCGCGGCCAGCGCGTCGGTGCGCGCGGCTTGCAGCAGGCGGCGGCGCAGCGCGGAGCGCATCTCAGCGCGCCGCGCCGGCGACAGGCATGCCGGCGACGGGCCGGACCGCAGCGGTCCGGGCCGCAGCGGTCCATCGCCGCGCCGTCGTCACTGCAATCAGGCCTTGATCACGCCGAGTTCGCGACCGATCTTGATGAAGGCGTCGATCGCCCGGTCCAGATGCTCGCGGGTATGCGCGGCCGACATCTGGGTGCGGATGCGCGCCTGGCCCTGCGGCACCACCGGGAAGAAGAAGCCGATCGCGTAGATGCCTTCCTCGAGCAGGCGCTCGGCGAACTTCTGCGCCAGCGGCGCGTCGTACAGCATCACCGGGCTGATCGGATGCACGCCGGGCTTGACGTCGAAACCGGCCGCGGTCATGCGCTCGCGGAAGTAGGCGGTGTTCTGCGCCAGTTGCTCGCGCAGATCGCCGGCGGCCGACAGCATCTCGAACGCCTTGATGCCGGCGGCGACCACGTGCGGCGGCAACGAGTTGGAGAACAGGTAGGGACGCGAGCGCTGGCGCAGCAGTTCGATGACTTCCTTCTTCGCGGTGGTGAAGCCGCCGAGCGCGCCGCCCATCGCCTTGCCGAGGGTGCCGGTGAAGATGTCGAT
Proteins encoded:
- a CDS encoding HNH endonuclease, translating into MRSALRRRLLQAARTDALAALDGDTWRSRCLHCRRALALRADGEALGTTSLEHVVPSAWFGRRAAAELCARVGFEPDDPRNLALACASCNHGKGCTHDARGPGDARAREVVAALLDARLARWREPSETA